In Cryptomeria japonica chromosome 10, Sugi_1.0, whole genome shotgun sequence, a genomic segment contains:
- the LOC131072661 gene encoding uncharacterized protein LOC131072661, translating into MPFGGKEAGYANESTMGYFTSTQALADYATIIVDLKKTLKEKNCPVVVFGASYGGMLAASFCLKYPHLSFGVLASSVPILNLDDIAPTYSFGSTITKDFRDTDKDALKDILESNYIQAATYDLEKIEGMCNAINSLPREADTVSRIAATANYMNRGQCLDLSPLNLTYNGWIWKYCMKMMFPISNRPGTMLRPSNFDFKSHSKECCHRYGVLPRQHWVTTEFGVHEMKTALKDFGSNLIFSNGLRDPWSSGGVLANISESIVAITTEEGRKSEDIKPIATDDPVWLKEQ; encoded by the exons ATGCCATTCGGGGGAAAGGAGGCAGGTTATGCAAATGAGAGCACAATGGGTTATTTCACATCCACACAGGCCTTGGCTGATTATGCGACCATAATTGTTGATTTGaagaaaacattaaaagaaaagaaTTGTCCAGTAGTCGTGTTTGGTGCATCCTATGGTGGAA TGCTAGCTGCGTCGTTTTGCCTCAAGTATCCGCACCTATCATTCGGCGTCCTAGCATCATCTGTTCCTATCCTTAACCTCGACGACATCGCTCCCACTTATAGTTTTGGCAGCACTATCACCAAAGATTTCAGA GAT ACGGATAAGGACGCCCTGAAGGACATCCTTGAATCAAATTACATCCAGGCAGCGACGTACGATTTAGAAAAGATTGAAGGG ATGTGCAACGCGATCAATAGCCTTCCCCGAGAGGCAGACACTGTTAGCAGAATAGCTGCTACAGCAAACTACATGAACCGAGGCCAATGCTTGGATTTGAGTCCTTTGAATCTTACTTATAACGGATGGATTTGGAAG TATTGCATGAAAATGATGTTTCCAATAAGCAATCGTCCTGGCACGATGCTACGACCCTCCAACTTTGATTTCAAGTCCCATTCGAAGGAATGCTGCCATAGATACGGTGTCCTGCCACGCCAACACTGGGTGACAACTGAGTTCGGAGTACAC GAGATGAAAACAGCGTTGAAGGATTTTGGAAGCAATTTAATTTTCTCCAATGGTTTGAGAGATCCATGGAGCAGTGGAGG TGTCTTGGCGAATATTTCTGAAAGCATTGTAGCTATTACTACCGAAGAGG GAAGAAAATCTGAAGACATTAAACCAATTGCTACTGATGATCCAGTCTGGCTGAAAGAGCAATGA